The sequence ACGGGTGAATGGTCGCGCCTGGTGCAATCAGTTTACGGCACCGTTTTCGATTCGTAGCCCGGGTCGACTGACGATTGTTGAAGCGGTGACAACACGTATGGCGTGCCCGGAACCCGCCATGCGTTTCGAAGCTGACTTTTTAGAAAAACTACAGGCAGTGAACGACTACAAAATTACCGGAAAAACCCTTGAGTTCAACACCGTTGACGGTAAAGTAATGACTTTCCACGCACGGGACAAAGTCGGTGCCACGGCTAAAATAAAATTCATCTACGTCGCCGCGGAAAAAGCACCTTGCTCTACCGGCGTGATGCAGACAACTTGTTATCAAATCCGTGAAGATAAAAAAGCCCCATGGCAACTCTGGTACGGCGACATTGCCGGTTTCAAACCTGAACCCGGTGTGCAATATCGCCTGCGCATTTTAGAAGAGCGCGTTCCACATCCACCCGCCGATGCCAGCGCGGTCAAGTGGACGCTGGATATCATCGTTGAGCAGGAATTGGCTGAATATCAGAAGTGAGTTTTGCAGCCAATAATTCTAGCTTTGCGCGACGCCGCTGGCGCGGATTAGCGTAAATTTTCAATACCTAAAATGATAGGGTTGACGCAGAGCCAAACCAGCCGGGCCGGGCCAGCCTGCACTAAAGCGCCAGCCGCCGACGTGCAGCCTGATATTCGGTTTGCAAGCGATCTACCATTGCGGCCACCGTTGGCACGTCACTCATTAGTCCGACCCCTTGACCCGCGCCCCATATATCACGCCAGGCTTTGGCGCCGCTTCCACCGGAACCAAAATTCATTTTGGTCTTGTCCGCCTCGGGAAGATTGTCTGGGTCAAGACCAGCATTAATAATGGATTTTTTCAAATAGTTGCCGTGAATACCTGTGAACAGATTGGTATACACAATATCGTTAGCGCTTGATTCGACAATGGCCTGACGATAGGCATCGTCGACATTGGCTTCCTGAGTGGCGAGCCAGCGCGAGCCAATATAGGCAAGGTCTGCGCCCATTGCTTGCGCCGCCAGAATCGCGTCACCGGTGGCAATCGCGCCAGACAGTGCAATCGTCCCGTCGAAGAATTTTCGTACTTCGCCCACTAACGCAAACGGTGACAACGGACCGGCATGACCGCCAGCGCCGGTGGCGACCAAAATCAAGCCGTCAACTCCGGCTTCCAATGCTTTTTCAGCATGGCGAATCGAAATAACATCGTGCAATACGATGCCGCCATAGCTATGAATAGCGTCCATCATCTCTTTGGGTGGCGCACGCAGACTGGAAATGATAATCGGAACACGATGTTTGACACACATTTCCACATCATGGGCCAGACGATCATTGGATTGATGCACAATCTGATTGACTGCAATCGGACCTACTTTAGCATCCGGGTGTTCTGCCTGATATGTTGCCAGTTCAATTTGCAATTGTGTCAGCCACACATCGAGCTCGGCTGCCGGACGCGCATTGAGCGCCGGAAACGAACCGACGATCCCCGCTTTACATTGCGCCGCGACCAACGCCGGTCCACTGGCGATAAACATCGGCGAACCGATAACGGGAAGGCTTAAGTTTTGCAACACTGCGGGCAATGCCATAACGACCTCTTTTAGTGGGATCAAAGAAATGATTATAAGGGAAACGTCATACAAAAAAGTACGATCGTGCTAGATTTTATCTTCTAACTGGATTGATTCTAATTACTTTTTTTTATTAAAAATATAATAAACAGCAAGCGCATAAGTGAGTGAAAACTTTTGGATTGGTTATCATAAACCAAATGAGGCTTTCATTAAGTGAGTGACAAGCATCTGGATGCGGAGGATATGTTCGCGAAATACAAAAAAATAGCTCGCATTTTAGCGAGCTATTTTTAACGATATAGCAACGGCATGCGCCTATCGCTACGTTAAATTACCAGACATCTTTAGGCAACACATCGCGCAATGCAGGAATGCTATGTCGGGTAAATTTAGGCACGTCGATACCGCGTTTTTTCTGTTCCAGATAATCACGCCATGCCGCATAGGCGTATTTACTCAACAACACAATTGCCACCAGATTAATCAACGCCATCAATCCCATGCTGGTATCCGCCATATCCCATACCAACGGCAAACTGCCCGTGGCACCAAACATCACCATTCCAAGTACACAAAGACGGAATAAGAACAGCAACAATGGATGCTTGCTAACAAACTGAACATTGCCTTCAGCGTAAGCGTAATTGCCTAACACTGATGAATACGCAAAGAAGAAAATCGCCACGGTTAAAAATAGTCCGCCCCAACTTCCCAAATGCGCTGTGATCGCCGCGTGCGTCAAACTTGCTCCTTGGGTTGCGCCACCTGGAACGTATTCACCAGACAATAAAATAATCAATGCAGTCGCCGTGCAGATAATCATTGTGTCCACCACCACGCCCATCATCTGTAATAATCCTTGAGAAACAGGATGAGAAGTGACTGCCGCCGCAGCGGCATTGGGCGCTGATCCCATCCCCGCTTCGTTAGAAAATAGTCCGCGCTTAATACCAGTCATCATGGCCACAGTGATCGCGTAACCGACGGTTCCGCCGACAGCTTGCTCAAGACCAAACGCACTTTTGATAATCAAACTGAAGACCGCAGGCAATTCAGTCAGATGCGTCACCAACACAAATGCCGCCACGCCGAGATAGCCAACCGCCATAATCGGCACGATCACAGCGGCAAACTTTGCGACGCGTCGGATGCCACCGAAAATAACCGGCGCGGTCAACAGCACCAATGCGATACCAACCCAATGCCGCGGAATATGGAAAGAAATATCCATCGTTTCAGCGATGGATTGGGCCTGAACTGCATTGAAAACAAACCCAAAAGCCAAGATCAGCGACAACGCAAACACCATCCCAAAGGCGCGTGAACGCAATCCAATCTGGATGTAATAACTCGGTCCGCCCCGAAAACTACCGTCTTCATTACGGACTTTAAAAATTTGCGCCAGCGTTGCCTCGACAAATGCTGATGACATGCCAAGCAGTGCGACCACCCACATCCAGAAAATCGCGCCAGGACCACCAACGGTCAACGCCACCGCAACGCCAACAATATTACCGGTTCCGACACGGCTTGCGATACCTGTAGCAAAAGCTTGAAAGCCGGTAATTCCCTCAACGGATTGTCCGGGTTCGCGTTTGAATAAATTTGACCGAAAAATGCGCGACTGGATAAAACCAAAACGAATCGTAAAAAAAGCGCCGACGCTTAACAACAAATAAATGAGGACATATCCCCACAAAATACCATTAAGCCAGTTGACGATAGGGTGAAGAAGGGTTTCAAACATGAGTGGATTGTCTCTGGTAAAAAGGGAATGCCATTACAGACTACGACTGTGTATTATCGACAACGTATAACGACAACATATAACGACACCTGACCATCCAATCGCATGTCATTGGCATATGATCTGCATGGCAGTATCGATTTCTACGCGTCAGCTTCTACGCACATTTACATATTGATTATTTTGCTTAGCGCCACATCGAAATGATTGGCCGCTAGATATTAGCCGTTAAAGCGGGCGCGGGCGGCGGGTTTTATACCCATGGCGTGACTGAAGACGCATTATTAGAAAAGTCTGACTTATTTTGAGAAAAATCTTACATATATTACGTATTTTTCTTACGCAGAATCAAATATTTAATCCGAATTTAACAACACTTCACCATCCAACTGCGCTGCGCCAGCGCGTAACAATTGCGCAATAAGCCAAGCAGTCAGTTGATCATTCGGAAGATGTAAATGACGCGCATTTGTGGATACCATCAAAGGCATTGTCGCAACTATCTGCGACACATCTTCCAGAGATATTTTTTGACGTTCCAGTAGCAGAAATTTCAGCAATACTTTCAGTCCATTTTGCGCGTTTCGGATAGGCTCGGCCGAGAGATAATCCAGCCGTGAAAAAGCACTGGAAAGCGCACTGGCAACGTCTGTAAATGGTCGACCATGACCAGGAATAACGATCGCAACGTCCAGAGCGGCAATCATTTCCAGCGTCTCCCGCGCTTCAGCAAATCCCGATTGGCCGTCGAGTTCTGGAAAAATGACACCGAACCCGTTTTCCCACAATGCATCAGCAGAAATCAAAATCCGATGTTGAGGACAATACAGGATCAGCGAATGCGGATCATGCCCTGGCGCAGCCAGCACTTGCCAGGTCATGTCTCCGAGGATTATTTCGTCGCCGCCTTGCAAGGTGGCGTCAACATGAAATCGCGCACATTGCTGACCCGTGGCGACGTAACTTAACGCGCCCTGATCCCAGTCGCGTACCTTTGACGCTTCCGCAGCAGGAATAAAAGTACGACAGCCGTACGCTTGTTGGAGCGCGGCGTTGCCACCACAATGGTCCGAGTGAATATGTGTATTAACCAGCCAGTCGAGCGGGCGACCATGCAACACTTGCGCTACCAGCGCAACCGTCTGCGTTGCGTGCGTCGCATAGCCGCTATCGACCAGAGCGGTTTGTTCCTGTCCCAGAAACAGGATGTTATTTGATGACAACCAGCCACGTTGAAGCACATGCATGGTCGCTGGTAATAGGACACGCAAGGAATCGTTCATCGTTGCACTACCAACCGCCAGGAGATGGCACACGCAACGATCAGCATCCGATCAACAGGGGAACGCGCCAAGGCAGCGTTTACATCCAACATGCGGGCACAACCTTCACATCAACAAGTAACGTTCGCCGTGCAGCGGACCGATTTAACAATATGACTAGTAATTAATCAGTCACATCAGTCAAATAGATCCAACTGCGTTTAACCTCCATGTTCGCCGATGGCGATGGAATCAGCAAGAAAATTATATCTAGCGCTAAAAGCGGCATCCAACCAAGACGTATCCGATGAACCATATATCGGACGCCCTTTAATAATCTGCCAGATGTGAATGTACAGTCGGCACCCGCAACGCACCGACGATCAGGAATGCCGCCACGGACTATATCCCAGCGGTTCGACCCCTCTCGCTCTACAGGCGATTCGGGATCGACGTTCTTAGTTGGTCCTTTTATTGGTAGGATGTTTTAGGCCGCAATATCATCACGCGGGGCTTGCAGACCCATTTCCTTGCGGAACATGGCTTCCATTTCACGCCGTACCTGAATTGACTCTTTGCTGCTGTCGATAACGACATCGCTCCAACGCACGGATTGCCCCGCGCTGATGGGGCGTTGCAACACAATATTGTGCGCAAGTCCGATCGGTAGCGCGTCGCTGTTTAATGAATCGGCGGCCGACATCAATTTGCCATACACCATGTGGCCACCTTCACCGTCCAGACGTTCGCCAGCGCGCAAATCGCGTTTAGCGGTTGCCACGACATCACCATGGAATTCTGTAGTACTGCCGGTTGGCTCACCGCGAACGGCGATATTAGCGATGGAAATCCCCAATTCGAGACCGATCAGATGGTACGGCTTATACATCGTGGCAAAGCGACCGCTGGAATCGGTTTTTAAACCGTATTGCGAAAAGCATTCGCGGACATAATCGGTTGGTGCTTCAAAGGTTACATACACGCCCCATCGCAAGTCGCGAAAGACCGGACGCCCATCACGCTCAAGCGAAGACACCACTTCGACTGTGCCAGAATGCGGCAAGATCCCGCCAGCCGATGCCGGACGTAAAATATTCGGCAAATCATCCACACCGCAAGGAGGAAAAGCGAGTCCGTCTGAACCTGGTCGTAACCCTGTCGCGTTGGCCACTGCCGCCATTTCGAGCGCCGATTTGGTGCCGTCCAGGAACGAGTTAAACATCTGCGCATTGAAGTCACCACCGGCGACTTGCTCATCGCTAAAACCGTAATGTCCCCATACCGTGTCGGGAGTGGATTGATGATATATCGGTAGATATTTGGTCCCTTTGCCCGCGCAGACAACATCGAAACCGGCAGTACGCGCCCAATCCACCATCTCGGCTATCAACGCAGGCTGATCGCCATATGCCATTGAATAAATGATCCCAGCTTCCGCAGCGCGCCGTGCCAGCAACGGTCCGGCCAGCGCGTCGGCCTCGACATTGACCATCACGATATGTTTGCGATGTTTGCAACAAAGCAATGCATGGCGGATACCCGCAGCTGGATTGCCGGTGGCATCAATAATGATATCGATTTCGCCTTGCGAAATCAGCGCTTCCGCATCATCTTGTACGAAGGTGCTGCCGTTACGTAGCGCTTCATTCCAGGATTTTGCGGCATACATCGGCTCCGGCCAGCCGACTCGTTTTAAGGATTGGCACGCACGTGCCGGGGACAAATCAGCAATCCCCAACAGATGCACGCCCGGTGTACGCGGCACTTGCGACAGATACATTGAGCCGAATTTCCCTGCCCCGATCAAGCCGACGCGCACGGGTTTTCCCGCGTCAGCGAGTCCTTTTAATTGCTGAAACAAAGTTGACATGTCTACTCCTGTAATAATATTTGTACACCGCCATGTTTGACGGGAGGCGATACCGTATTTTCGGATTCACATAAAAAGAGTAGCATTCGCATTTCCCCCCGTAAATATTGAATATCACACAATGGATGTGCAAAAAATCGCATGCAAAAATTTGACTGGAACGACCTACAAGGATTTTTAGCCGTGGTGCGGGCCGGACGACTTACCACCGCAGCCTTGCAGTTGGGTATTGATCATTCGACACTCAGCAGACGCATAGTTGGCCTGGAGAAGGCGCTTGGGGTGGCTTTGTTTGACCGTCGCTCGGCCGGGTACGTCCTCACAGTAGAAGGTGAGCGCCTGATTCCCGATGCGGAGGCAGTCGAAAGCCTGGCGATCCGCATTCGATCCCGCTCCGATGATGGAGCGCTAGGGTTAATGGGTTCGGTGCGGATCGGCGCACCGGAAGGATTCGGAACTTATTTTTTGGCACCCGAACTGACCGGCCTGGCGACCCGCCATCCACAGTTGGAAATTGAACTCATCGCCAATCCACGCATGTTTAGTCTTTCCAGGCGCGAGGCTGATATTGCGATCAGCATGACGCGCCCCGAAACGGGTCGGCTGCATGCACGCAAGCTGAACGACTATGAGCTTGGCATTTATGCGGCACGTTCTTTTCTGGCGCAGCACGGACCAATTGACACCCAACTTTCATTGGCGGCCCATACTTGGGTGGGCTATGTGGAGGACTTGATGTGGACCAAGGAGCTTGATTATTTGTCACACATTCCTACCGCGCCAGCGCCACGTGTCAGAATTTCGAATGTGATCAGCCAGATGGCGGCAGTGAAAGGCGGAGTCGGACTGGGCGCACTGCCATGCTTCATGGCCCGCAATGAGCCGGAATTGGTGCGACTATTGCCAGACCAGATCAAACTATTCCGCGGCTATTGGCTAATCACCCATGCCGAAGCGCGCGATTCCGTGCGCGTCAAAGTGGTGGCAGATTATATTGCTGAACGCATCGAGGCCGCAGGTAACGCTTTTTGGACGGATGGCTAACGAGGATGGCTATGTGTTGGAGGCAGAAAAGCAAGAGACCAGCGCAACTCAATTCGGTGGCGGCGTAACGACGGCAAAAGCCGAGAACGAAGGCCGCATCTTCCCCGGACACGCCGCGCGCTAAGGACCGACCCGCCAGCGATTAAACTAGTACGACAGAATCCATGCAGAGTACAGCGTTTGCACCCGCATTTATGTTGTAGTAACATATCTACTTAAATCAAGTATTCGAGGTGTCGCTATGGTCATGACCATCACAACCCTATCAAGCCGCGAGTTCAATCAAGGGGCGAGCGAGGCAAAACGGGCCGCAAACAATGGGCCAGTATTCATCACGGATAGGGGACGACCGGCCCATGTTCTTATGAGCATCGCGCTTTATCAGCAGATTACCGGAAGTCACCAGAAGATTGCCGATTTGCTGGCAATGCCGAGCATCGCTGATATCGACTTTGAGACTCCACGCTCACGTGAGATTCCGCGCCCTGTGGACTTTTCCTGATGTTTCTTCTGGATACTAATGTGGTTTCTGAATTGCGAAAAATCCGCCTTGGCCGAGCCGATAAAAATGTGGCGCAGTGGGCCGACAGTGTGGATGCCACAGACCTCTATTTGTCGGCCATCACCGTGCAGGAGCTGGAACTGGGCGTATTGTTAATTGAGCGCCGCGACCCACCACAAGGCGCTATTTTTCGGACCTGGTTCGAGAGCCATGTTTTACCTGCATTTGCCGGCCGCATTCTACCGGTTGATACCGCGGTTGCGCAACGTTGCGCGGCGCTTCATGTGCCCGACCCGCGCCCGGCCATGGATAGCCTGATTGCAGCCACTGCGCTGGTTCATGGCATGACCTTGGTAACGCGAAATGTGGCTGACTTTCAGCCATCCGGCGTGACGATTCTTAACCCATGGGAGGCCCAATGATCGGCAAAGCGCCGCGCACTGGCCCTTGTGGATCATGTGCGTAAACGCGACGCTGGCGATTGGGCTAAGGCGACAGAACCCCTAACTTTGCTTGGCTATTACGCTTCCAGCGCCTTGCTCAACAATTCTGCTACCAATTCATTCACGCCGCAGTCACGTTCTTGTGCCAGTGTTTTTATTTGCTGCACCAGATCACTATTCAGTTTGACCGCAAACGGTACCAAACCCAGCGACTGATCCAGATTGCGCTGCTCACGCCGATCCAGCGCTACGGGCGCAGTTTGACCGAATACAGCGGCGGAACCCGGTTGCTTCATCTTGCCGGAAAGTTTCATTGCTTGCATCTTTGCCATGCCGGATTTTTTCATTATTTCAATTCCTGATTAAATATAGTTCGCCATTCTACGCAGTCCCGCGCCTGAAAACAGTTCTATTAGGCTAGATGGGCAAAGAGAGGCCGAAACCGACGCAGACTAACGCAAAATAAGACACTTAATAGACAGTTAGCCCCGTGACTTGCGCTGCATCGACGACC is a genomic window of Glaciimonas sp. CA11.2 containing:
- a CDS encoding META and DUF4377 domain-containing protein, producing the protein MPNLSAHTFARTLTLALTASATLAACAMPGQESKITDDPRLLSSRWELTDWPNHVIPTGDNGDPVILTFSNEKGQGRVNGRAWCNQFTAPFSIRSPGRLTIVEAVTTRMACPEPAMRFEADFLEKLQAVNDYKITGKTLEFNTVDGKVMTFHARDKVGATAKIKFIYVAAEKAPCSTGVMQTTCYQIREDKKAPWQLWYGDIAGFKPEPGVQYRLRILEERVPHPPADASAVKWTLDIIVEQELAEYQK
- a CDS encoding nitronate monooxygenase family protein yields the protein MALPAVLQNLSLPVIGSPMFIASGPALVAAQCKAGIVGSFPALNARPAAELDVWLTQLQIELATYQAEHPDAKVGPIAVNQIVHQSNDRLAHDVEMCVKHRVPIIISSLRAPPKEMMDAIHSYGGIVLHDVISIRHAEKALEAGVDGLILVATGAGGHAGPLSPFALVGEVRKFFDGTIALSGAIATGDAILAAQAMGADLAYIGSRWLATQEANVDDAYRQAIVESSANDIVYTNLFTGIHGNYLKKSIINAGLDPDNLPEADKTKMNFGSGGSGAKAWRDIWGAGQGVGLMSDVPTVAAMVDRLQTEYQAARRRLAL
- a CDS encoding MBL fold metallo-hydrolase; the protein is MNDSLRVLLPATMHVLQRGWLSSNNILFLGQEQTALVDSGYATHATQTVALVAQVLHGRPLDWLVNTHIHSDHCGGNAALQQAYGCRTFIPAAEASKVRDWDQGALSYVATGQQCARFHVDATLQGGDEIILGDMTWQVLAAPGHDPHSLILYCPQHRILISADALWENGFGVIFPELDGQSGFAEARETLEMIAALDVAIVIPGHGRPFTDVASALSSAFSRLDYLSAEPIRNAQNGLKVLLKFLLLERQKISLEDVSQIVATMPLMVSTNARHLHLPNDQLTAWLIAQLLRAGAAQLDGEVLLNSD
- a CDS encoding NAD(P)H-dependent oxidoreductase; amino-acid sequence: MSTLFQQLKGLADAGKPVRVGLIGAGKFGSMYLSQVPRTPGVHLLGIADLSPARACQSLKRVGWPEPMYAAKSWNEALRNGSTFVQDDAEALISQGEIDIIIDATGNPAAGIRHALLCCKHRKHIVMVNVEADALAGPLLARRAAEAGIIYSMAYGDQPALIAEMVDWARTAGFDVVCAGKGTKYLPIYHQSTPDTVWGHYGFSDEQVAGGDFNAQMFNSFLDGTKSALEMAAVANATGLRPGSDGLAFPPCGVDDLPNILRPASAGGILPHSGTVEVVSSLERDGRPVFRDLRWGVYVTFEAPTDYVRECFSQYGLKTDSSGRFATMYKPYHLIGLELGISIANIAVRGEPTGSTTEFHGDVVATAKRDLRAGERLDGEGGHMVYGKLMSAADSLNSDALPIGLAHNIVLQRPISAGQSVRWSDVVIDSSKESIQVRREMEAMFRKEMGLQAPRDDIAA
- a CDS encoding LysR family transcriptional regulator — protein: MQKFDWNDLQGFLAVVRAGRLTTAALQLGIDHSTLSRRIVGLEKALGVALFDRRSAGYVLTVEGERLIPDAEAVESLAIRIRSRSDDGALGLMGSVRIGAPEGFGTYFLAPELTGLATRHPQLEIELIANPRMFSLSRREADIAISMTRPETGRLHARKLNDYELGIYAARSFLAQHGPIDTQLSLAAHTWVGYVEDLMWTKELDYLSHIPTAPAPRVRISNVISQMAAVKGGVGLGALPCFMARNEPELVRLLPDQIKLFRGYWLITHAEARDSVRVKVVADYIAERIEAAGNAFWTDG
- a CDS encoding type II toxin-antitoxin system Phd/YefM family antitoxin — protein: MTITTLSSREFNQGASEAKRAANNGPVFITDRGRPAHVLMSIALYQQITGSHQKIADLLAMPSIADIDFETPRSREIPRPVDFS
- a CDS encoding type II toxin-antitoxin system VapC family toxin produces the protein MMFLLDTNVVSELRKIRLGRADKNVAQWADSVDATDLYLSAITVQELELGVLLIERRDPPQGAIFRTWFESHVLPAFAGRILPVDTAVAQRCAALHVPDPRPAMDSLIAATALVHGMTLVTRNVADFQPSGVTILNPWEAQ